The genomic window CAAGCCGGAGCGTGCGGCGCTCGCCCGGCTCACCGTTCTCGGCGATCTGCGGCGCTTGGTTGGTAGGCGTCGCGAACATCGCGTTGCCGCGCCCACCGCGGCCGCCCTTGGCTACGATGAGCTGCTGGCCGGGCCGGGTTAAGTCGCCCAACACTCGGCCGGTCTCGGCATCGTACACGAGGGTGCCGGGCGGCACCTCGATATACTTCGGCCGGCCGCTGCGCCCTGTCTTGTTCTGGCTTCCGCCATTGCGGCCATCTTCAGCCTCGAACTGACGTTGGCGCTGAAAGCGCATCAAGGTATTCAGGCGCGGGTTGACGACGAGGATGACATCGCCGCCGCGGCCGCCGTTGCCGCCATCCGGCCCACCGCGCGGCACACGCGCCTCGCGCCGGAAGCTCATCATGCCATCGCCGCCCCGCCCCGCCTTGACCGTGATGGTGGCCAGGTCATACATCGTTGATCGTTCTGCCATGCGACTTTCCAAAGGCGACTATTATCACGCTTTTATCACCGTTGGGTCACACGCTGAAAGGCTGTGTCTGTCGTATGAGCAGTGGGCAAATTGCAGGGGTCTTTGAAGGAGCAGATTCCCGCGCTGTGCTTGCGGCTGCCCGGGAACGACTCGGCCCCATCAGTCCGCCCTTCGGCCTACCACTCACTCTCACCAGATTCTTATCCTGACTTGCTAAGAATTGTCCGGGCGCAAATGCGAGAAATGAACACGGATCGTCCGCCAGGCGTCGGCAGTGGGCATTGGATCGGGCGGTTCTTTGGCGAGCTGCTGCGCGAGGTCAAACATCACACCGACCCGGCCAATCACCGGCCGATTCACATCGCGCCCGTCACACATCCCGTTAAGCGCGCGCTGGTGATCTTCGCCGGATTCGGCGCGCTGGGCTTGGCCGGCATCGGCGCAATTACGCCGGTCATGCCGGTATGGCCATTTGCGCTGGTCGCGCTTTTCTGCTTCGCCCGTAGCTCGACGCGGGTGCGGCACTGGGTGAGTCGCAACCCTATCATCAAGAGTGCGATGAGCTTTATCTGGTCGCGCCCAGAGCGGCCATTCGCCTGGGCGCGCCGATGCATCGAACTGCTGAGCGGCGCCGGCGGCCGCACGACCTCGGAATGTGGGATGATAGGCAGCTATAAAAGGGAGCGGTGGATCACCGAATTGCCGCCCCAATGAAGACGATGAACGAACTGACGGAGATCATACGGGCATGGTCGCGTCGCGCGCGCCTGCAACACAGCATCCGTCTGGCCTTCTTCGGGCTGGCCTGTGGCTTGGGTGTAGCGCTATTGATCGCCCTCGCCTCGCGCGTGTTCCCCCTGATGAGCACGGCGACCCTCATCGGTCTGTCCATCGCGCTGGCCATCGCCGGCCTGGTCGGCGCGCTCGCCTACCCCTGGCTGCGACATGCGCGCACCTCGCCGATGCAGTGGGCGCGCGTCTTCGATCAACGCTTCGGCCTGCAAGAGCGAACGTCCACTGCGCTCGAGATCGGCGAGGGCCGCCTCAGCGTCAGGAACGACCTGATCCGCAACATCCAGCGCCAGGACGCCGAGCGCGTCACCGAGAGCGTGGACGCCCACAAGCTCATGCCGTTGCACATCTCCCGGCGCGACGCCATCGTCTCGCTCATCTTCCTGATTGCCCTGGTCCTCGCCATCCTGCTGCCTAACCCCCAACAGCAAGTGCTGGCCCAGCGCGAGCAACTGCGCCAGACGATTGCCCAGCAGATCGAGCGGCTAGGGCAAGCCCAGCAGATGATCGAGAACTCGGCGCTGAGCGACGCGCAAAAGCAGGCCGCCATCCAAGCGCTAGATGAAGCGCGCCGCAAGCTGGAAGATCCGCACGTCACCCCAGAGGAAGCGCTGGCCGCGCTGAACGAGGCCCAATCGCAGCTCGACGCCTTGAACGACCAGGCCGCCCAGCAGCAGGCCGAAGACCTGCGGCGCGCCGGCGAGAGCCTCGCGCCCGACGCGTTGACGAATGCACTGGCCAACGCGCTGGCCAACGAGCACTTCGACCGCGCGGCCGACGAGATGCGCCGTTTGACGGATTCGAGCGAAACCGGCCAACCCTTGAGCGAGGAGGAAATGCAACGCGCCGCCAATCAACTGGATCAGCTCGCCCGCAGCGTGCAGAACAGCGACCCCGAATTGGCGCAGCGGCTGCGCGAGGCGGCCCAAAATATGCGCGAGGGCAACATCCAGGCGGCACAACAGCAGCTCGACCAGGCTGCGCAATCGCTCGAGCGCGCCCAAGAAACGCGTGAGGCATCTCAAGCGCTAGACCGCGCGCAATCCCAAACCGAAGCGGCGCGTCAAGCCATCGCCCAGCAGGCGTCGCGATCACAATCGCAGCGGCCTGGCGCCGACCAGGCCGGGTCGAACACCCCGGTCGGCGCGCAGGGGCGACAGTCCGGCCAGGGCCAGGCGCACATGTCCGGCCGCGGAGAGGCCGACAATGCGTCGGCGCGCGGCAGCACGACGGCCAGCGACGAGCGCAGCGGCGCAAGCTCCTCGCGCAAGAGCGACGATTTCGGCTCGGACGATACAGTGTATGCGCCGCGCCGCATCAGCGGTGAAGGCCGGCCGGTTGTGCTGCCCGAAGCGCAGAACCCGACTGCCCCTGATCCCGACGGGCGCACCTCCACCGCACCGGGCGGCGGCAGCAGTGTGCCCTACGAACAGGTCTACGGCGACTACTCGAAAGCCGCCGACGAAGCGCTGCAGAGCGGCCGTGTGCCGCCCGACATGCGCGACTACGTGCGCGACTACTTTAGCTCACTCGACCCCAATCCGGGTAACCGATGAGGCTTGGCATCCCGCCCGAACACCGCTTGAGTGATCACCGCTATTTGCAAAAGATGAACAATTATTCAAAAATCGTTGAGACTTAACGCTGAGAATACGCCACGATTGCGTGCTCGATGGAGTGGCCACGACAGCAAGGAGGAAGAAGCAAACTTGGAACTCATCAAGGTATCTGCCACATCGCGTTCAACGGCAGTCGCGGGGGCGATCGCCGGCGTGGTGCGTGAACACGGACGAGCCGAAGTTCAGGCCATCGGCGCGGGCGCGGTTAATCAGGCCGTCAAGGCAGCCGCTATCGCACGCGGCTATTTGCTGCTCGATGGCATTGACGTGGTGTTAATCCCTTCGTTCGGCGAGGTGAACATTGACGGCGTCACGCGCACCGCCGTCAAGTTCACCATCGAACCGCGCTGACCAGCGCGCAACCTGAATTTCACCCACGCCCGCCGAATGCGATCGGCCCGGCGGATGTGCGTTACTCCGCTCGCCTCGCGCAAGGAGCAAGGACAAACCTGCGCGCAGCGCAAAGCCGAAAATCGCCTCGGCACGTGCGCCCTGCGCCGATGTGAGCACCACGCCTAGTGCGTCACGGCGCCGTCGCAGGCGCGGCCCACCAAGCGCGCATACTTAGCCAACGCGCCGCTGGCGTAACGCGGCTTGGGCTGCTTCCACTGCTTCAGGCGCTGGGCGATCTCCTCACGACTGAGCTTGACGTTGAGCTTGCCCTTGGCCGGGTTCGAGGCGTCAATTTCGATGATGTCGCCATCGCGCAGCGCGGCGATCGGCCCGCCGACGAACGCCTCTGGGCCGATGTGCCCCACCATCAAACCGGTCGTCGCGCCGGAGAAACGCCCATCGGTGAGCAGAGCGACATCGTAGCCCAACCCTTGCCCACGAATCGCGGCGGTGACCGAGAGCATCTCCGGCATGCCGGGCGCGCCCTTCGGGCCGACGTAGCGAATCACCACCACATCGCCGGGCTTGATCTCGCGGCGCGCCACTGCCTCCGCGCAGGATTGTTCATCGTCGAACACGCGCGCCGGCCCAACGTGTCGCAGGTTCTTCACGCCGGCTACCTTCACCACACCGCCCTCCGGCGCCAGGTTGCCCTTCACGATGACTATGCCGCCACTCTCGCGCAGGGGCTTGCTCACCGGATAGACCACGTCTTGCTTGGTGAGTTGCTCGGCGTTCTTCACTTTCTTCAAGTTTTCGGCCACCGTTTTGCCGGTGACGGTCATGCAGTCGCCGTGCAATAAGCCGGCATCGAGCAGCGTCTTCATCACCACCGGCACGCCGCCGATGCGATGCAAGTCTTCCATCACATACTTGCCGCCGGGGGTCATGTCGGCGATGTGGGGCGTCCGGCAGGTGACGCGCGTGAAGTCGTCGAAGGTGAGCTGGATGCCCAATTCGTGGGCGATAGCCGGCAGGTGTAGGGCCACGTTGGTCGAGCCTCCCATCGCAAGCACGACGGTGAGGGCATTCTCGAACGCCTCTTTGGTCATGATGTCGCTGGGCAAGATGCCGCGCTGCATCAGGCGCATCAACGCCTTAGCGCTCTCGTAGGCGATCACCTTGCGTTCCTCATCCACGGCCGGCGGTGAGGCATTGCCCGGCAGCGCCATGCCCAACGCCTCGCTCACGCTCGCCATGGTGTTCGCCGTGAACAAGCCGCCGCACGAACCGATGCCGGGGCAGGCCGCACACTCCAACTCGTAGAGGTCCTCGTCGGTCATCAGGCCGGCTTCGCGTTGGCCCACCGCCTCATAGACGGTTTGGATGGTCACGTCGCGCCCGCGGAACTTGCCGGGCTTGATCGTGCCGCCGTAAACGAAGATGCTGGGCAGGTTCAACCGCGCCATGGCCATCAGGGTGCCGGGTAGGCTCTTGTCGCACCCGGCCATGCCATAGAGCGCATCGTAGCAATGCGCGCGCATCATCAGCTCGATCGAGTCGGCGATGATCTCGCGGCTGGGGAGCGACGCTTTCATCCCCTCGTGGCCCATGGCGATACCGTCGCTGACGGCAATGCTGACGAACTCGCGCGGGGTGCCGCCCAACTCGCAGATGCCACGCTTGGCTTCCTGCGCCAGGAATTGCATGGACATATTGCACGGGGTCGCTTCGTTCCAGGTATGCGCCACACCGATCAGCGGTTGTCGCAAATCTTGATCGGTCAAGCCCATCGCGCGCATAAACGCGCGATGCGGCGCACGGGCGATGCCTTCCAATTCTCGGCTGCGGGTCTTGAGATGTTCGGTTGACTTTGCCATGAGTGAATCGTGCCTCTCCTTGTTGCTACGCAGATTCTATGCGCGGCAGCGCAGATTGCACGTCGAACGCGCGTCGCCCACTGTGGGCGTGCCGGTGCTAAACTTGCGCGGCATCATTCCGCCATCGAAGGAGCATCACCGCGTATGAGCACACCTCCCTTGCGCGCCGGCGTCATCGGGGCCGGCGCGATCGGACAGCAAGGCCACATCCCCGGGTTCCAGGCCGCCGGCGTCGAAATCGCCGCGGTCTGCGATTCGAACTTCGCCCGCGCACAAGAAGTCGCGCACAAGTTCAACATCCCCAAAGTCTTTGCCGACTACCGCGAACTGCTGGCGCAGCCGGAGATTGACATGGTCTCCGTCGGGCTGCCCAACAGCCTGCATGCGCCGGTGACGATCGAGGCGCTGAACGCCGGCAAGCACGTGTTGTGCGAGAAGCCGATGACGACGTCGAGCGCGCTGGCCGCCGAGATGATCGCGGCTGCGCAGAAGAACGGCCGGCTGCTCAGCGTCAACCAGCACATGCGCTTCGACCGCACCGCGCGCGCGATGCGCGACATCCTCGCCGCTGGCCGCCTGGGACGCGTCTATCTGGCCGAGTCTAAGTGGATCCGTCAGCAGGGCATCCCCGGCTTCGGCAGTTGGTTCACCAACAAAGACCAGGCGGGGGGAGGCGCCCTCTACGATATCGGCGTGCATTTGCTCGACCTGATCTTGTATTTGCTGGACTTCCCTGAAGTCGTCGCGGTGAAGGGTTTTCTGAGCGGCGAACTGGGCAAGCAAAAGATCGGGCTGGGCGGATGGGGCGCCGACCGTTTCACCGACGGCCGCTTCGACGTGGACGACACGGCCTTTGCCGTGCTGACGCTGAAGGACGGCGCACAAATCCGCTTGCTGGTGACGTGGGCCGCCTTCGGCCCCAGCGAGGATCGCGTCACGCTCTACGGCACACAGGGCGGATTAGATCGCAGCGGCTTCTTCAGCGATTCGCCGTCGCTCAAATACTATTCGGCGCAGGGTGGCAAAATCGTCGCCGAGGAACCCGATCTTTCGCCTTACCCCAACGAGCAAAGCTGGTTGCAATCTGTGGGCGCATTCGTCAGAGCCGTGCGCGGCGAAGCCCCCCTCGCCGTCCTACCCGAGCAGGCGTTGCAGGTCGTGCGCATCTTGGAAGCCATCGCGGCCTCTGCGGCGAGCGGGCGAGAGGTCAGCTTGTGAGACGCGATCCACAGATGTACAAAACACCAAGCGCAAGACGCTTCGCGCAGTGCATTGTGCGCATGCGACCTAACGATGTTGAATAATCCCACACTTCCCAAAGGCTTTCGCGCAGCCGGCATCGCTGCCGGCATCAAGAAGAACGGCAAGCTAGACCTGGCGCTGATCGCCAGTGAGACCGACTGTGTGGCTGCAGCGGTCTTCACCCAGAACAAGGTGAAGGCCGCGCCGGTGATCTATGACCAGCAGCTGATGGCCGAAGGGCACAAGCTGCGTGCAGTGGTGATCAACTCCGGCTGCGCCAACGCCTGCACCGGCGAGCCAGGGCTGCGCGACTGCGAAGAAATGGCTCGCCTAACCGCCGAGGCGCTCTCGATTGGGCCGCATCAGGTTTTCGTCATGTCCACCGGCGTGATCGGCGTCCCGCTGCCGATGGACAAGCTGCGCGTGGGCATTCCCCTCGCGGCGCAGGCGCTGTCGGAAGGCGGCCTGGAGGCCGCTGCATACGCCATCATGACGACCGACACCGTCCCCAAGATAGCCGCCGACGACATCACCGTGGCCGGCGACGAGAAGCAAGGCGGACCGCGCATGGCGCATTTGGTCGGCATTGCCAAGGGCGCCGGCATGATCCATCCCAACATGGCCACCCTGCTGGCCGTGGTGATGACCGATGCCGTCGTCGCGCCGGAGGTGCTGAAGAAGGCGCTGACCAACGCCGTGCGCAAGTCGTTTAACCGCATCAGCGTAGACGGCGACACCAGCACCAACGACACGCTGGTGGTGCTGGCCAACGGCGCCAGCGGCCTGCAACCCACGCCGCTGGAGTTCGAGATCCTGCTCACCAGCATCTGCACCGACCTCGCTAAGCAGATCGTGCGCGACGGCGAGGGCGCGACCAAGTTCATCACCATCGAGGTGACCGGCGCGCGCGACGAGCGCATGGCCGAGAACGTCGGACGCACCATCGCCAAATCGCCGCTGGTGAAGACGGCGTTCTACGGCGAAGACGCCAACTGGGGGCGCATCATCGCTGCGGCCGGCTACAGCGGCGAGGACGTGCAACCGGAGAAAATGTCGCTGTGGTTCGGCGGCGTGCACGTGTTCGCCAAAGGCGCCCCAACTTCATACGCCGAAGCAGAGGCAGCCGCGGCGATGAAATCGCGCGAGATCGTCGTGCGGCTCGATCTCGGGCTGGGCAATGCCAGCGCGACGATCTGGACCTGTGACCTCTCGCACGACTACGTGACGATCAACGGCAAATATCGCACGTGAATTAGGCCACCCCGGCGCTCGGTTCCTGCGCGGCGACAAACCGGCAGCGCCCGCGGTCGGTGCAGAACGTCTCGGGCAGGCCGTCGGGACAGACCTTCACGCCGCGGCGTGATCAGCAACCGGCCGGGCACGGCAATCCGTCGGCGCCGACCGTCATAAATCTGCGCTACACACCGAGGCGTTTTTCGCGGTTTTCGCTCGCGCCCGCTGCTCCTGCCCCTTCTCGCTCTGCGCGACCTTGTACTTGCTGGCGGGCAGCGTAGCGACGACAACTGCTCCAGGGACCTGCTGCACTGCCTCGGCGAGCTGCTGGATGGACGAGACGGTCTGATCCGCCAGGCTCGTGTCGCCGACCGGCACCGTGGTTGCGCCGACGCAGTAGTCGGCCAGCTCGTCGAGCAGGATCAGGCATGGGGCGGCCACCCTCTGATCAAAGTTGCGGCTACGACTGCCCGTCTAGCTCTCGCTCGATATTAGCCTCGTCCAGCGGCTCCTCGACCGCGTTGCGGAGCCACGCGGGGTCGAAGCCCTCCGAAGACTGTCCTTCGACGTGGATCGTGACCTTCCGGTCGTCCGATTTGTCCGCCAAGTTGGCGATGGCGGGAAAGGCCCTGAAAATCTGGTCCCTTGTGGCCTTGAACTTCAATCGCACGGTGCCTTGGCGTGCTGCGCCTGCTGCACGGGGCGTTGGGGCAAGAACCGGCCCATCCTCCATAAGCCGAGGAGGCGCCCCAGAGGTGGGAACCGGAACCCCAGGTGGGACCGGAACGGTTCCCGGTACATGCGTGGCTGCTGCTTCGGGAAGGGCCGTAGGCACCATGAGGAAGCCAGACTCGAAATCCACATCGTCCTCGGCAAGCGTCCGTCTGATCACCACCTTGTCACGGGCCACCTGGAACTTCCCGTCGGGGCCGAGCGCAGGCTGTGATCCGCTCGTGTAGGCAAAGGTTCCTTCCGTCACCCCACGCGCAATACCTTTCCGAAGGACGTTCGACGATTCGAGGCGCGGCGGCGCGATGTCCCGGAAGAAGGCCTCCAGCACCTCTGAGGCTTTGATGCCCAAGAGTGGCGATTCGCCCGGGGCAAGTGGTTCTCCCAGCCGCACGCGCTCTACGATCTTGCGCGGGGTGACGCTGCCATGGACGCGCGGGGTTCCCACGCTCGTGAGCAGCTCCATGATCCGCTCGTGAATCCCGGTGGCTTGAAGGGGCCGACCGCCCCGTTCCACGCGCTCGATGCCGATCCCGCCGTTTTCGACCCGCGGCAGCCACCCTGCCGTGTAAAGGTCGCGGAAGCAGGATTCCGCCGTCGCTTCTTCGGTGCGCTTCCGCTCTTTGAGCTGGTCGAGCTGGTCCTTCGTCAGTCGCAGTTGCTGCTTCTTCGCCTCCACCCGCTCTATGGCCAGGAGATAACGAACGGCGCGGCGGAGCGGCTCGATTTGCCTCTTGTCGGGGATCGCCAGCCCGAGACCATTGCGGAAGCGCCTCGGCCTGTCTCCGTACTTCGACAGATATTCCTTGGCCTGGCGCTCCTGCTCCGCCATGCTCTCCGCCGCAAATTCCAGCGGCAGGTAGGCCACGAGAAAACGCGGCTCGCCGTCCGGGATGTCTTGAGTCTTCTCCGGCCACACAATGGCGCCGGCGTGCCCCGCAAGGCGCGCGTCGAGCATCTCCTTGATCCTATCCCGAACCGGACCGCGTCCTTGGGCTTGCGCCTCTTGCCGCGCAACTTCCTGTTCCACGTCCTCGATGAGCTTGGTGACGTTGGGGTCCTTCTTGAAGCAGTAGCGAACGCCGTCGTAGTGCAGGTAGAGGCAGGTGTTGCGGAGTTCGGAGAGCACCGCGGTCGCCGTGATGTTGTCGAGGTCGGGACCCACGCACGCCGCAAGAAGCTCGCTCTCGGTCACGCCCGGGGGAAGCGTTTCCGCGTCGCCCGAACCTTCACGCCGGAGGCCACCGAACGAGTACAGCAGAATGGCGGTGGCCAGGCGGGTCGCTGGCTTGACGCTCGCGAGTTGAGGCGTCTCCCGGGCCAGCCGCTCGTCAATGCGCTTGGCCCGGGCGTTTGGCCCCTCGATGTCCGCCGTGATCACCGGGTCGTAGTCGTTCTGGACCCCGAGCTCCTTGAGCAGCTTGACCCGCACGTCCCCGTCCCGAGCGGCACGTCCCCAGGGCCCAGGAGCGGCCCCGCGCCGCCGTTTCGCTTGAGCGAGTGCATGCAAGAGGCGAGGAAGCGCAGCGCCCCCCGGGTTCGCTGGAAGGCGTCAACGGCGGTCCACCTTTCCCGCATGATGTCGATGAGCGCGGGGTGGAAGGGATAGGCGGCCCGCATCCGGTCGCGCAGCAAACGGCCTTCTTCTTCGGCCTGCTGGCGTTCGGCGGGCGTCTCCGCGTGGGCCCTCTGCATGCCGGTCACGACTTCCTGATACGCTGTCGCGACCTCCGTGGCGACGGTGTGGTCCGGGGGAGCGCCGAGCAGGCGACGCTGCAGAATGGGAAGCACCTCGTCTCCGCTGACCGGTTCGCGAAGCTGATCCACCCGCGCGGCGAGCTTGTCGATCTCGGCGAGCAGCGCGACGTTGCCCAAGCGCCTCCCGCGCGCTCCAGGTGAGCGAGTACACGAGCGCCGCGTTCGTGCTCCCGGCCACCTCGACGGTCAGGTTCTGGAAGAAGTCCTTGGCCTGCCGTTGAAGGGTCGAGTCGAGCACGGCCACCGCCGCCGCCCGCTCCATGTACTTCAGCACCTCGTCGAGCAGGATGAGGACCGGACGTCCGCCCGCCCCCTTGGTGAGAACATCGCGGATCACGTCCCCGCCCGGAGCGACGCGATCCTCGTCGTGCTGCGCAACGATGGGGAAGGCCCTCTCCGGGTCGATCTGCCAGGCGAGCCAGCCCCACATCGTCCGGATCGTCCGACCGCCGTCGAGTTCCTTGCCGTTGCGGGCGTCGAACTTTTCCCCGTCGAACACGGCTACCGCCACGTTCTGCGGGCGGGCGAAGCCGCTGCGCTTCGGGAATGCAATCGAGAGCTTCGCGACTCCGCGCTGCGTGCAGAAGCGCCGCCAGGGTGTGCGACTTCCCCCTCCGAACGGCGTGCGCAGCTTGAGCACCCGGTTGTAGCCCGACTTTCCGGCGAGCGACGCCAGCACCTCCTCGAGAAGCTTCTGGAGGTCGGCGGTCAGGTACGTCGCCCGGAAGAAGGCCTCCGGGTCGCGGTTCACGACGGGCACGTTGGGATCCCCGCCGCGATGGCGCCGAGGTCGATGGCGAAGACCGCCTCCGTGAGCGACGCCCGCTTCCACATCGGGGTGCAGCTTCACGAGGTCGGTCCAGGGGCGCAGGGCTCGGGTGGTCATTCAGATTCTCCTTGTTCTCTGCCTTCGCGAGGCTCGTGAATGCGGATTCTTCCAGGCTCGACGATCCAAAGACCACTCTTCAGTGGCCTGGATCGGATCTCGGGCAACGCGCTGAGCAGTGTTGCCCGAATCAGGCTCAACAAGGGCCGAGGAACACGAACGATGACGATGCCCTCGGTGGACTCCGGCGGATAGCGAAGAGGATTCGAGAAGTCGAGGGCCAGGCTCACCAGCACTCGTTGGGAATCGCGACAGACCTGATAGATTGTCTGGTCTGTCGATCCCGACAGTCCCTCGTCGCGCACCGTGTCCACGTCGAACCCCTCGTTCTGCAGCACGGGCACGAGCCGCACGTCGAAGTTCTCGTCGAGCTTCAGCCTCATGCCCCTTCCGCCTTGGCGGGGATCGGGATCACTCGCTCGCGCGTCATTTCCGCCGCATACGCCAAGGCCGCCCGGATGTCCTCGACCGTCAATTGCGGATAGGCTTCAAGAAGCTCTTGTTCGGAGACACCTTCTGCCAAATTGTCCACGATTAACGATACCCAAATCCGAGTGCCCTTGATGCAGGGGCGGCCGTGACACACGTTCGGATTAATCGAGATCCGATCTCTCCAGTCCCTTTCGCTCATGGTGCGTTCTCCCTTCCAAAAAGCGGCAGTTCTGCCAGCCGCTGGTCAATCAGCACCCGCCAGTTGGCGAGCAGTTTCTTGAGCGCGGCCTGCTTCGGCGGCAGTCGTCACGCTGCGCATCCATCCTGCCCTTCCGAGAGCGGTCCCGGCCAGCACCTGGGCCAGCAGGCGCAGGCGCTCGCGGTCGGGCCGGGCCTCGTCGAGGAACGTGTTGAGCGCACGCGGCTGGTTCTCCACGAGCCACAGGATGCGGTGCAGCGCGTCGATGAGGGGCGCCGGCGTTCCGTCCTCCGGCAGCCCCAGTTTCTCGTCTTCGCCCCGCTCGGTGAAGTCCCGCAGGCGGTACTTCCCCTTCTTCTTTGCGACGAGTGGGGCAGGCCGCCGGCCTGCCAATCCCTTAGGACCGTCCAACTCCACACCTCTGCCCGTAGGTGAAGACGATGGCCTCGCCCGCCTCCATCTCGGCGGCCTTGTAGGCGTAGCGCCAGAGCACATAGAACCGGCTCGGCCCGTCCACGGTGGAAACGCCGCTGCCCGCCATGCCGAAGATCTTCTCCAGGAGCGTCTCC from Candidatus Roseilinea sp. includes these protein-coding regions:
- a CDS encoding hypothetical protein (possible pseudo, frameshifted), translated to MTTRALRPWTDLVKLHPDVEAGVAHGGGLRHRPRRHRGGDPNVPVVNRDPEAFFRATYLTADLQKLLEEVLASLAGKSGYNRVLKLRTPFGGGSRTPWRRFCTQRGVAKLSIAFPKRSGFARPQNVAVAVFDGEKFDARNGKELDGGRTIRTMWGWLAWQIDPERAFPIVAQHDEDRVAPGGDVIRDVLTKGAGGRPVLILLDEVLKYMERAAAVAVLDSTLQRQAKDFFQNLTVEVAGSTNAALVYSLTWSAREALGQRRAARRDRQARRAGGSASRTGQRRRGASHSAASPARRSPGPHRRHGGRDSVSGSRDRHAEGPRGDARRTPAGRRRRPFAARPDAGRLSLPPRAHRHHAGKVDRR
- the ilvD2 gene encoding dihydroxy-acid dehydratase 2, whose protein sequence is MAKSTEHLKTRSRELEGIARAPHRAFMRAMGLTDQDLRQPLIGVAHTWNEATPCNMSMQFLAQEAKRGICELGGTPREFVSIAVSDGIAMGHEGMKASLPSREIIADSIELMMRAHCYDALYGMAGCDKSLPGTLMAMARLNLPSIFVYGGTIKPGKFRGRDVTIQTVYEAVGQREAGLMTDEDLYELECAACPGIGSCGGLFTANTMASVSEALGMALPGNASPPAVDEERKVIAYESAKALMRLMQRGILPSDIMTKEAFENALTVVLAMGGSTNVALHLPAIAHELGIQLTFDDFTRVTCRTPHIADMTPGGKYVMEDLHRIGGVPVVMKTLLDAGLLHGDCMTVTGKTVAENLKKVKNAEQLTKQDVVYPVSKPLRESGGIVIVKGNLAPEGGVVKVAGVKNLRHVGPARVFDDEQSCAEAVARREIKPGDVVVIRYVGPKGAPGMPEMLSVTAAIRGQGLGYDVALLTDGRFSGATTGLMVGHIGPEAFVGGPIAALRDGDIIEIDASNPAKGKLNVKLSREEIAQRLKQWKQPKPRYASGALAKYARLVGRACDGAVTH
- the argJ gene encoding arginine biosynthesis bifunctional protein ArgJ, encoding MLNNPTLPKGFRAAGIAAGIKKNGKLDLALIASETDCVAAAVFTQNKVKAAPVIYDQQLMAEGHKLRAVVINSGCANACTGEPGLRDCEEMARLTAEALSIGPHQVFVMSTGVIGVPLPMDKLRVGIPLAAQALSEGGLEAAAYAIMTTDTVPKIAADDITVAGDEKQGGPRMAHLVGIAKGAGMIHPNMATLLAVVMTDAVVAPEVLKKALTNAVRKSFNRISVDGDTSTNDTLVVLANGASGLQPTPLEFEILLTSICTDLAKQIVRDGEGATKFITIEVTGARDERMAENVGRTIAKSPLVKTAFYGEDANWGRIIAAAGYSGEDVQPEKMSLWFGGVHVFAKGAPTSYAEAEAAAAMKSREIVVRLDLGLGNASATIWTCDLSHDYVTINGKYRT
- a CDS encoding oxidoreductase; protein product: MSTPPLRAGVIGAGAIGQQGHIPGFQAAGVEIAAVCDSNFARAQEVAHKFNIPKVFADYRELLAQPEIDMVSVGLPNSLHAPVTIEALNAGKHVLCEKPMTTSSALAAEMIAAAQKNGRLLSVNQHMRFDRTARAMRDILAAGRLGRVYLAESKWIRQQGIPGFGSWFTNKDQAGGGALYDIGVHLLDLILYLLDFPEVVAVKGFLSGELGKQKIGLGGWGADRFTDGRFDVDDTAFAVLTLKDGAQIRLLVTWAAFGPSEDRVTLYGTQGGLDRSGFFSDSPSLKYYSAQGGKIVAEEPDLSPYPNEQSWLQSVGAFVRAVRGEAPLAVLPEQALQVVRILEAIAASAASGREVSL
- a CDS encoding stage V sporulation protein S, with product MELIKVSATSRSTAVAGAIAGVVREHGRAEVQAIGAGAVNQAVKAAAIARGYLLLDGIDVVLIPSFGEVNIDGVTRTAVKFTIEPR